The Apium graveolens cultivar Ventura chromosome 6, ASM990537v1, whole genome shotgun sequence genome contains a region encoding:
- the LOC141664663 gene encoding F-box/FBD/LRR-repeat protein At1g13570-like, with translation MANDARNGRGLQAVDRISNLPENIIHLFLQRLSTHDAVRTTVLSKTWRNIWGMHPKLYLDQNFISQLVSQKFFHLDEQTKINKVSRTISNILLAHNGPILNFVLFIPRDLPFHQSTDMVLWIKNISNNGVRELKLRNESLHACTVPSHLFSCSQLTRLTLVSCILNPPLGFGGLCNLVMVELEHVLINADMLFGTRLEELNMYFCIGIEHLGSQFRCENNLIKLSIGNCEEIDWKWFEYTQKLLTLSLWMHFEMPSSGKEVISLDKLVCNMPRIRSLYLDGFYLKILEPGAAILKRLTRATENLRFLKLHNIKLHDLVQIQPVLCLIRSSPNLQVLNIDLDHEVQSSDGVDLSDLMVLSDYMILDKLETILIFYLVGSLAEFQFIKLLLALSPSLKQINLKMEDIGIDNSTEELRISREVSQIPRASKSAQIRWM, from the exons ATGGCCAATGATGCTAGAAACGGGCGAGGACTCCAAGCAGTAGATAGAATCAGCAACTTGCCCGAAAACATAATACACCTCTTCCTACAACGCTTGTCGACTCATGATGCAGTAAGGACAACTGTTCTCTCGAAAACGTGGAGGAATATATGGGGAATGCACCCAAAACTATATTTGGATCAAAATTTTATCTCGCAATTGGTTTCGCAGAAGTTTTTTCACTTAGATGAACAAACTAAAATTAACAAAGTTTCGAGAACAATTAGTAATATATTATTAGCTCACAATGGCCCCATTTTGAATTTCGTTCTTTTCATTCCTAGAGATCTGCCTTTTCATCAAAGTACAGATATGGTTTTATGGATTAAAAACATATCAAACAATGGTGTTAGGGAACTGAAGCTTCGTAATGAATCACTACATGCCTGCACTGTTCCCTCTCATTTGTTTTCCTGTTCACAGTTAACTCGTTTGACCCTTGTGAGCTGCATACTAAATCCACCCCTTGGATTTGGAGGACTTTGTAACCTGGTTATGGTAGAACTTGAGCATGTGTTAATTAATGCTGATATGTTGTTCGGCACTAGACTCGAGGAATTGAATATGTATTTTTGCATTGGGATTGAACATTTGGGAAGCCAATTTAGATGTGAAAACAATCTCATCAAGTTGAGTATCGGGAACTGTGAAGAAATTGATTGGAAATGGTTTGAATACACCCAAAAGTTGCTAACTCTTAGCCTCTGGATGCATTTTGAAATGCCAAGTTCTGGTAAAGAAGTGATTAGTTTAGACAAGCTAGTCTGCAATATGCCTAGAATCCGTTCTCTTTACCTTGATGGCTTCTACCTCAAG ATTTTGGAACCGGGTGCAGCTATTTTGAAGAGGCTTACAAGAGCTACGGAGAACTTGAGATTTCTGAAGCTTCACAATATTAAATTACATGATTTGGTTCAGATTCAACCAGTTCTTTGTTTGATCAGAAGTTCACCTAATCTGCAAGTTCTTAACATTGATCTG GATCATGAAGTACAGAGCAGTGATGGTGTGGACTTATCGGACCTCATGGTGTTATCAGACTACATGATTCTAGACAAACTCGAAACTATATTGatattttacttggttggttCCCTCGCCGAGTTTCAGTTCATAAAACTTTTGCTTGCTTTGTCCCCTTCACTTAAACAGATTAATCTTAAAATGGAAGACATCGGAATTGATAATTCTACAGAAGAGTTGAGGATTTCAAGAGAGGTGTCGCAGATCCCTAGAGCATCCAAATCTGCACAGATCCGGTGGATGTAG